Genomic segment of Kiritimatiellia bacterium:
GTAGGACTGGCGGAACTAGAGGGGTTGCTCGCCAAATTAGCCAGCATTGATACCAAACAGACTATTATGATCATGTGTGCGGCCATGTCTCGCCACGAGGATCTTATCCGGGTTCTTGACCTCTGCGCCAAAACGGGGTTGGTTAATTTGTCGGTCATTAGCACAAATTAATGGGGTTCAGCCATGGACGCGAAGGAGAGAGAGGAATTCCTCCGAAAATATAAGATCAAGAAAATTATGGAACACATGACCGGTCCTATTGGATCGGTCATCTTTCACATCCTGGTAATCTTGCTGGCGATCAAATTCATGGTGTTTGACACCATGGATAAGGCACCGGATATCGAAGTGACCGTCGTGGAGCCTGAGTCGGTCGACCTCGAAGAATTCGAAAAAGAGCTGGAAAAGATTGAAGAACTCACGGATTTGACCGATGTGGCGCTGCCCACGGACATGCCGGTCCAAATGGATTCGCCCACGCCAACGGATTCGCCCCGGCCGTCTGAGGATGTCTCGATGGATCTCGCCGAGCTGAATATTGTGGCAGACCAGAGCCCGCTGGTGATGAAGGGTCTCTTCGCGGGTCGGTCTGCCGAAGGACGTTCAAGCGGCTTGAGCCAGTACGCCGGCCGCTGGGCTTCGGCCGTCGATCGGGCGGTCATCAAGGCGCTGGAGTGGCTGAAGCGGAACCAGGCCCCGGATGGGTCTTGGGGTCCCAACAAGCCGGGCATGACCGGCCTCGGACTCTTGACGTTCCTTGCCCATGGGGAAACCACGGCGTCGAAAGAATACGGGCAGACTGTCGAAAAAGCGATCCGGTTCCTGCTGTCGATTCAACGCCCGGATGGCGCCTTCGGCTCCACCGACAGCGGGCCAGCCGTCTATGCGCACGCCATCGCCACGTATGCGATCGCGGAGGCCTACGGATTGACCCGAATTCCGGAACTGAAGCCCGCCATGGAGAAAGCGGTGGACATCATCGTTAAGGGACAGCAGCCCGGTGGGCTGTGGGATTATAAGTACGACAAGGGCGCGCGGTGGGATACGTCAGTCTCCGGTTGGCAGGTCCAAGCTCTGAAGGCGGCGTACATCGCGGGCGCAGAGGTGCCGGGACTCAAAGAGGCGATGGACCGCGCCGTGGTGGGATTCGTCAATTCCCAAAACCCTGAAACAGGTCGCTTCGGATATAGCTCCGTCGGCAACGGGTCCGACGGCATAACGGCTGTCGGCGTCTTGTCGTTGCAATTGCTGGGCCAGCACAA
This window contains:
- a CDS encoding terpene cyclase/mutase family protein, with amino-acid sequence MDAKEREEFLRKYKIKKIMEHMTGPIGSVIFHILVILLAIKFMVFDTMDKAPDIEVTVVEPESVDLEEFEKELEKIEELTDLTDVALPTDMPVQMDSPTPTDSPRPSEDVSMDLAELNIVADQSPLVMKGLFAGRSAEGRSSGLSQYAGRWASAVDRAVIKALEWLKRNQAPDGSWGPNKPGMTGLGLLTFLAHGETTASKEYGQTVEKAIRFLLSIQRPDGAFGSTDSGPAVYAHAIATYAIAEAYGLTRIPELKPAMEKAVDIIVKGQQPGGLWDYKYDKGARWDTSVSGWQVQALKAAYIAGAEVPGLKEAMDRAVVGFVNSQNPETGRFGYSSVGNGSDGITAVGVLSLQLLGQHKSKAVQAGLNAMREFKCDYRNPPIWPMYSWYYITQAKFHHGGQLWSSWNNQFAPELTKNQNEDGSWTSAGQFLKEDAHGKETNHGLVYSTTLAALTLQVYYRFLPTYKPIAVESEEDEKKDDVTVEII